One Neomonachus schauinslandi chromosome 9, ASM220157v2, whole genome shotgun sequence DNA segment encodes these proteins:
- the GPR33 gene encoding probable G-protein coupled receptor 33, which translates to MDLVNFTDLLNVSTLVRNSTHFVVPASNVIIAFLLCMSVIIGTITNGLYLWVLKFKMKKTVNTLLFFHLILSYFISTLILPFIATTYLQDNHWSFGTAMCKVFNATLSAGMFASIFFLSAISVDRYLLTLHPVWSQLHRSPRWATGIILGIWLSATALGMPYLVFRETQDDHKGRVTCQNNYAASPNWESKKTQTLGKGIHVACFISRFLLGFLLPFFIISLCYKRVANKMKERGLFKSTKPFKVMVTAILSFFVCWMPYHVHQGLLLTKHQSVLLQVTQILTVITISFNALFSPTLYLFTGENFKNVFKKSILALFETTFSEDSLAERTQNLNSEAYI; encoded by the coding sequence ATGGATCTGGTCAACTTTACTGATTTGCTCAATGTCTCTACTTTAGTAAGAAACAGCACTCACTTTGTAGTTCCTGCCTCAAACGTGATCATTGCCTTTCTGCTGTGCATGTCAGTTATAATTGGTACCATCACCAATGGTCTCTACCTGTGGGTACTAAAATTCAAGATGAAAAAGACTGTCAATACGCTCTTATTTTTTCATCTCATTCTCTCCTATTTTATTTCAACGTTGATTCTACCATTTATAGCCACCACCTACCTTCAGGACAATCACTGGAGCTTTGGAACTGCCATGTGCAAGGTCTTCAATGCCACTTTGTCGGCAGGGATGTTCGCCTCTATTTTCTTCCTCTCGGCCATCAGTGTTGACCGTTACCTTCTCACTCTTCACCCGGTGTGGTCACAGCTGCACCGAAGCCCACGCTGGGCTACCGGCATCATCCTGGGAATCTGGCTCTCTGCCACTGCCCTCGGCATGCCCTATTTGGTTTTCAGAGAGACACAGGATGACCATAAAGGAAGAGTGACCTGCCAAAATAACTATGCTGCATCTCCTAACTGGGAAAGCAAAAAGACGCAAACTTTAGGGAAAGGGATTCACGTAGCCTGTTTCATCAGCCGCTTCTTGCTGGgcttccttctgcctttctttATCATCAGTCTTTGTTACAAAAGAGTAGCCAACAAGATGAAAGAGAGGGGCCTGTTTAAATCCACTAAGCCCTTCAAAGTCATGGTGACtgccattctctctttctttgtgtgcTGGATGCCCTACCATGTACACCAGGGCTTACTTCTCACTAAGCACCAATCAGTACTTTTACAGGTGACTCAGATACTGACGGTGATAACCATTTCTTTCAATGCGCTCTTTTCTCCTACACTCTACCTGTTTACTGGGGAGaacttcaaaaatgttttcaagaaGTCCATTCTTGCTCTGTTTGAGACAACATTCAGTGAGGACTCTTTGGCAGAAAGGACACAAAACCTAAATTCAGAAGCCTACATCTAA